The following proteins are encoded in a genomic region of Nocardioides sp. cx-173:
- a CDS encoding TatD family hydrolase — protein sequence MRIFDPHIHMTSRTTDDYERMYAAGVRAVVEPAFWLGQPRTSVGSFTDYFDALVGWERFRAGQFGIAHHCTIALNPKEANDPRCADVLDVLPRYLAKDGVVAVGEIGFDSMTDAEEEAFRRQLALAVEFELPAMVHTPHRDKEGGTRRTLELVEESSLDPGRVVVDHLNELTVGPVQASGCWMGFSIYPDTKMDPDRMVRILQDHGLDRVLVNSAADWGRSDPLLTRRTGEGMLGAGFTEDDVDRVLWRNPVEFFAQSGRLLLPEGEAPAADPTSTFEGNSVLRGPRAS from the coding sequence TCACATCCACATGACCTCGCGGACCACCGACGACTACGAGCGCATGTACGCCGCCGGGGTGCGGGCCGTGGTCGAGCCGGCCTTCTGGCTCGGGCAGCCGCGGACCAGCGTGGGCTCGTTCACCGACTACTTCGACGCCCTGGTCGGCTGGGAGCGGTTCCGGGCCGGACAGTTCGGCATCGCCCACCACTGCACGATCGCGCTCAACCCCAAGGAGGCCAACGACCCCCGCTGCGCCGACGTCCTCGACGTCCTGCCCCGCTACCTGGCCAAGGACGGCGTGGTCGCGGTCGGCGAGATCGGCTTCGACTCGATGACCGACGCCGAGGAGGAGGCCTTCCGCCGCCAGCTCGCGCTGGCCGTGGAGTTCGAGCTCCCGGCGATGGTGCACACCCCCCACCGGGACAAGGAGGGCGGCACCCGTCGCACCCTGGAGCTGGTCGAGGAGTCCTCGCTCGACCCGGGGAGGGTCGTCGTCGACCATCTCAACGAGCTGACCGTCGGCCCGGTCCAGGCCAGTGGCTGCTGGATGGGCTTCTCCATCTACCCCGACACCAAGATGGACCCCGACCGGATGGTGCGCATCCTGCAGGACCACGGCCTGGACCGCGTGCTGGTCAACTCGGCGGCCGACTGGGGGCGCAGCGACCCCCTGCTCACGCGCCGGACCGGGGAGGGGATGCTCGGGGCCGGCTTCACCGAGGACGACGTCGACCGCGTGCTGTGGCGCAACCCGGTCGAGTTCTTCGCGCAGAGCGGCCGGCTGCTCCTGCCGGAGGGCGAGGCCCCGGCCGCCGACCCGACCTCGACCTTCGAGGGCAACTCGGTGCTGCGCGGTCCGCGGGCCAGCTGA